GCCATATGTGAAAGCCTATTCTGTTGTTTTACCATATTTTCTAGACTTTCTTGATTTTTATGGTTCTAGGAAAGATCTGGACTTGAATGTTGGTCCATATTCTGTCGGGAAGAATGATCCAATTGATTTTAACTTTGCCAAAGACTTGCCTTCTCAAGAGGACAAGTGAGTAATTGGTTTTTGTAatttgttgtttattttttttattatgtttgtttCTAATAATTTCATTTgttgttttttgtttattttccaGTGATTGTGGAGTATTTGTTATCAAGTATGCTGATTTTTTTATCCATGGGAAGATTGATGACATCCCAAAGAACATGACTGCCAAAGTTGCTACCTATCTCGATTAGCTTGCCATTAACTTGTATAGTCATGGGAAAAAGAAGCAGATTGGTGGGTACAAGACAGAAGATGATGCTCCATTAAAGAAATCAAAGAGGAGGAGGAATTATAAGTAgaaatttttgtagttttttttaagtTGTATTAATGACTGTCTTTTTTTTAAAGTGAAGTTGTGGTTTGTAACTAGATACTAGTTTAGTACTGTACTTGTTtctgggtatttttttttttgtcaatgtAAAGAACTGGTTTCATATTTTGgcttaatataaagttttttatttgtattttatattaatgtgtattttttttttcaatagagttggtgatttttttaaaagtttgaaGATATTACTATGttcatgtttttttttcatataggtTTCAATTATTTTTGGAGAAGTTTGTGTGCTAATGGATAACTGATTATTGTATTGTTTGAAAAGATCAGTCATACGTTACAGTAACTGggtacaattttttatttttatttttaatttatgaattattttttcttaaattataataattttttattcatgaatttttaatgtttttttttaaagagatACTTCATTATGTAACTGGTTtgtaaatgttaatttttttgtaaatagGTTTGTATGAGGATAGTGTAACCGGTTACTTCTGTTTTTGATAGTGAAAGCCATATGTTTCAGGTAATTGGTTACTGtttctttagtttttattttattattttaatttttttttgatatatttatgtaatttttttgaaAGATTTgtgattatgtaactagtttTTTTAAGTCGTTTGTTACATGTATATATAGTCGTTTGTTAAATTTATTTATAGTAActggttttttttttaacatgtgttgtaaccaggtacttgagtcTTCAGATTTGAATAACTTGTGTTGTAACCAAGAAATTGAGTATCAAGTTTATAAAATGTTAAATGCTTAAAAAGTCTGTACTTTTATTGAAGTAGAAAACACTaggatacaattttattatatcaaTTGAATTAAGTGAAATTGTAGTCTATCTACTCTTTTACAAATTTATTTGTCTAATTTCTTTGGCTTTGTTGGATTTCGCTGCTTTAGGATTGGTTCATTGCTGCATGTTTTTTCTATTATGTCCTAGTCGCGCGCATCTTCCACATTTAATCTGCACTTTTGGTTCCCCTCTAGATTTGATTATTTTCCTTCTAGGGCGGCTGGTAGTTTTCTTGTTTTTAGTGGCAGGACAATTTTGTTTAAAGTCTCTGGTAGTGTCCATTCGCTTTCATTTGTCAATGGATGAACAGTTGACTCATATGTTGCTTTCATAGTTTTATTTTTGTAGTAATCAGCAACATAATCATATGTTTTCAGCCGTGTTTTGGCAAATACTGCTATTGCATGCGCACACGGTATTTCATCTTGTTGGAACTTTTTGCACTCACATGTTTTCTCCGTTAGGTTGACCAGAAAATTTCATTTGTCTTCTACCACAACTAGGTACAGTATAGTGTTTGAGTTCTGTATCATAGCTTTATCATTCTTGTTAACTGCTTAGTGAGTATCATACAATTTGTTGGTTTTGGGATCGAAATGCAGGATGAAGGACCTGTTGAAAACCAGGATAATTGGAGTGACTGACATTGCTCTGTTGTTGCCtcttttgttggtttttattgatcaaatcagagattatacgcagcggaacaacaatcaaattgtcagtttaatcccaaaagatttctagatctacttcttcacatgcatatatatattgaatcaaggacaagaatagaaaaattacctcaggtccttccttgctgctatctttttctatggctaaatccttgagatctcacaccaagatcttccaaaatgttctcagcacacaaagaacgagtgtgggcttgctatacaaacaataggcaaaaaactatttatcagatgttctcaacacatgagatctgataaagtttggacctaggttttgtgaagaactatgacttttgtttatgtcactgttctctttctctgagagagatttctagatatttttctatccctgaaaagttacgttctgtgaaaaaactgatatcctatatttaatatatcctatatattaaaatatttgttattttaaacaaattcaaaataactgatcagttatcagagttttgtttaaataataatattttaatcatattaaaatatctcattatttatttaatatttaaataactaaaattgtggaatcaagagactgagtacactctcttatgcatgtagcacggtgcctgtgcactgtgccacacgtgtaccacatgcctgtgatggcatgtgatttttcccaatttttattattatttaaataccaaaaatcccaaaaataaattaattcaaaattaattatatttttgttaaatcaaataattaattaattacacataattaattaataattatgtttgatacatagaaaaatattttacttatcacataagtcattttttgcccatttttgtgtttacctttgtcagtgattgtttgagccatttcgaggaccatggacctataacattaagctccaataaataaactaaataattaaactctttaattataatagttaatttattaattatgatattactccactataaattcagaattgcactctttatgttatagatatacttttacataaatcttttcttaagtcgtccattgatataaccatcttacaatagttcaaccctctaattaattagttcataaattagaatggaagaattaccactttacctttctaatttacttcttattccttaagtaccattaattcactagtgaataattaatctataatctaattatagatttgagctcaaaatcattcagttccagaattaacccttaagggaactaatatacgatccattaggaaagattagatttcgtattgttgatacatgttccagccatccatgatattaaatctctaaaacaaaagtcattagcaccattctttgaagagaccttaacgaatgaatcaaaagatttaataaacatgaacaggagttcatgaacacttaggatttaggttgatctataaatgatcatcagttgtgataggaattacaagtctttattgttaaatggtttttggataaagactttaattcgtatcggtccatgtcatatataatcatattatataaagcacatttaccgagatgtctttccacatcaataatccgaatctagattatttgtatcattatgatactcagtaaaccgtacttacaactccaattaaagaattccataactttaatttgttgttgttgactatttttattcattcatgtgatcttaattctctcgtactaatacaagatcacatcctcaataatgaatatggaatttttctgatatttacataattatttaaacaataatttaacaatctaaatataacaataataataaaccattgtatttatttattcacagaaaaaaaaatgtctttacatgcttttaggacacactcctaacatctTTCACCAAAACAATGCTCTTTGACAGTCAGACAACTTAAAACATCATGCGTTCCAATCAAAGTGCCGTCAGTGAAATTTTTCTTTAGCATGTGGAAATAAACACGTTCTAATCAAAGTTTTCCCCTTTTGCTGGATTTTacgtaaatatataattatagggaAAGGCTTCAGTGCTCCACTTTTCTTTTCAACACCGGTGTGTCTATATCTGGCCTTACACGCGTACTTGTTGACTCTAGTTTATATAAATCGAAAGGTGGAACACGTTATTAATTGTACATCCTCCCACTCCATATCATTCCTTTAATAGTtgttttatttcaaaaaaatagTTTGCTCCCGATTTTAAAGTCCTTATTAATCGGTGGGTTCATTTATAAAAGTAAACACTTGAGAGAGATATTTTATGGGTATTGGATCCGCCGAGTTGAAAATCCTTCTCTAACCCTGGTTGTGGGTGGTGATTATCCATTCATTGGATTTGCGAAATAAATTTAATGGGTTTTGGATCTCCGGACTTCTGAATTCCTTTAATACCCGTCGTTTGTCTGGTGAGTTCTGTCCTTAGTAGAGGAATACATGTTAGGAACTGGTTACTGTGGTAATTATTAGTAACTTGTTACCGAATGTTTTGGTAAATAATATTCAGTGCATAATATATGTTGAAATTTAATGGCTCGAATAAAGTTTTCTCTAAGCACAGTTTCAGTATTTGTTGTTACTTGTGTGAATGTTCCATTTTCTTCGTTACCATTTTTCCATACCCATTTTTGAACTAAATTTCGAAGGCCTTCCATCATTATAGTGATTGGTAGCATTCTTGCAGCTTTCAATGCAGCATTTATCGATTCAGCTATATTTGATGTCATCATTATATATCTTCTTGTTGGAGTATGACATCTAGACCAAGTACGATATCCAATTTTTTGTAAATACGGTCTTATGCGAGTGTCAATCTTGTCTATTTCATGCATGTAGTGCTCAAATGATTGTACCATGTATGCCTTTGTTGCTTTCACAAAGTTTATGTTTAGGTCCTCCCCATGGACACCGAAATTGACTTTGATGTTGTTTAGCAGGTGGAATATGCATGCTCCATGGAAAGCTTTAGGGTATATATTGTCTATAGCATTTTCTATGCTTTTGTGCCTGTCTGAAATGATTGTTATGCCTGTTTGTAAAATCACGATGAAGCAACTGGTTATTATGTCCAAATTAAGTAACTGGTTTCATTAATTTATATGACTATTATTTTTTTACACTGTTTTTACTATTATATTGCTGAATTATTATTAAAcaatttattttatgtgtttaatttgtttgaataagaataaaaaagaaagaaaacaatacCTTCTCTTTCTCCATATGTCTCATTTAGCTTTGTGAAAAACCATAACCATGATGAATCATTTTCAAAGTCTCCTATTCCAAAGGCTAATGGAAACATGTTGTTGTTAGCATCCAttgttgaagcagtgaataaagttCCTCCAAATGATGTATTCAAGTAAGTTCCATCTATCACAATGACTGGCCTACAGTGTTTCCATCCTTTGATGGAATTTGTAAATGCTAGGTACACATATTTGAAGTGATCCTTATTGTCTGTAACCAGGTGCGTTATTGTACCAGGGTTCGAGACTTTTAGCATGTGAAGGTAGATGAGAAGTTTTTGGTATGAATCATCTTGGTTTCCTCTTGCCAATTCTAAAGCTTTTTCTCTTGCTCTCTAGGCTTTTTGATACCCCATTGAAACACCATAATCATCTAGCATGTCGCTGATTATGTCATTTGGTGTGTGTACTCTCTTTATGACatgtatttttgtttttattagttctccaatCACATTGCAATTTGCCTTCCTGTGGTCTTCTATAATGATGTCCAAGGAGCAGGTGTGAGTTTTTACATACTTTCTGATTTTAAATGTTTCTGTTTTCCTGAACTTTGAAgctctaagtaaccagttacaattgtcATCCACACAAGTTACTAGGTACTCTCTTGATTTGgatctttttgtcttgaattgGATGTTGTGGATCATAGCATAATAACATAGAGTATATTTCAAGAGCATTTTGTCCTTATAAATCTGGCCTTCTTCAACTTTGAAAACTTTATGATCAGTTATAATTTCTGtatcttcttctctttttcttttgttttcttctatTCTCTCTATGATAAAATCTGCTACATTATCAGCTATGTCTGTAATGTTTGGGAAGGTTTGTACCTGGTTATTTTTCGTGCAGGTTGCTTCGTCATATTATAACTCTGTAACTGATTGCTGGTTGTTTAGTTGAAGAACTAGCATTTCTAGATCTGTGTTCTATATTTGTGTTTCTTTTTCATATGTATTGTGTTCAATAGTTTCAGCTATTGTTTGATCAAAAGTGGTGATGCATAGTGGTAGCTCTGTTATTgcattttgcttctttttcagcTCAATGTAGAATAGGACTGAATTGTCAGTGAGTGATTTCATTGGTGGCATACCTGGTGATAACTGGTAACTCAgcttaatattttgaatattgtATTTTATCTTAGTTTTCACTAAATGAACCAAATTTTTTAGAGAATAATTTGTTGGTATTATTAGTCCAGTCATGGTGTAGTCATCATATTGATATCTATCTCACCATTTTCCTCCAAAACGAATCAATGTCATTATGGATTCCATATCTGCAATATAGCACAACATAAtttttagtgttgtttctttatTAATATTCATATGTAACTGGTTACGTTAGTGAATGCATTTTAACAAATGTTCAAAATATATCATGTAACTGGTTTCATTTATGTAAATCAAGATCTAATTTCCAGGTTCCATGATAAATTATTTTGCAGAGTGTTTTTTTTTGCATGTGTAACTGGTTGCGTTATTGAAatgttgtgtttttttttgtaatatttgaaCTATGAAAATGTTCAAATTATGTCATGTAACTGGTTTCATAAGTAAATCAAGAAGTAATTTCCAGGTTCTTTGTGTAATTATTTTGCATATTGTATATTTCAAAAAAGTTTTGCTTACCTCTATGAGAAATCGGAGAAGTTGATGGATTTGTGCCTTTGCTGATGTGAACATAGCTAAAAGCAAATAGTGTTATCGGAGAAGTAGATGTGATTATTGGAAAAGAATCCAAAACCAATTTCAGTTGCTGGAGAAGAAGAGCAATTGATCGAAAATTGAATTCTATGTTTAATTTGATGACTGTAGAAGGTCGGAGAGAAAGACTGCGAAAATGTTTGATTCGCGAGGTAGATTTGAAGCAAACACTTCCGAGAGGCAAAAGCAGGCGATCAAGAATTTTATTACTTGATCGGAGAAGAAGAGTGTTGTTACCGGAGAAGATGATGTTACGATCGTAAACAATGGAGGACGAATTGCAATGGTTGGAGAAGTGAGAGTTATTGATTGGCGACTTGGTTTATTGATTGGAATCTTGTAGGCGGCAGTCTATAGAAAAAATTAGGAATATAATGGGAACCTGGTTTCTTAGTTTTATGGAAATtctatattttatattttgttttaagcTTGTATTACCATATTTtgcttaattatttttttgttcatGCAAAATTAAATAGTGACCCGTGATtgttgttgtatctctctaattCCACACTGTCGCATGATCATGTATGAAAGCTCCATTAAGTCCTTTTTTCACACTACTCTGGTTTGGTTAGTAATAAATGTTGTGGAATTTTTTGGGAGATTTTCCCACTCTGTTCAAGCACATCTTTTCCCAAGCATTTCTTCATTGACTTGTTGAAACGCCTACCTTCGTTTACTTCTCTAACTCTTCACCATCTTCCTATTCTAGAATCTACCAAATTTTTATTTCATATCTCAAAAATCCTAGGTGCAACTATCTTGATCTTTGCTCAGCAATTTCTTCGATAATCATAGCAAAACACAGAATTTCCTTTTCTTGTTTTCCAGGTATTGTTTGtttcttgaatattttttttcagctttttaaaaaataattgataTATGTAAAAACTaaattccttttctttttctttttttgtgacGAAACAATTGGTTATTATGGGATGTTTGTCTTCCAAAAGAGATATATATCTAAAAGCGAGAAAGAAAAATGGCTGAAACGTTCTTAACTCCGGTCATTCAGAGTTTGATTCAGCTACTTAGTGATGAACTTAGATCCTTACAGGGTATTCATAAAGAAGTCCAAAGCCTAAAAAAAGAACTGGAGATTATTCAGTCTCTTCTCAAAGATGCAGATGCAGTGATAAACAAAGAAGGTTTGATTAGTGATGCTATGAAAACTTGGATGAAACATCTGAGAGAAGTAGCTGATCATATAGATTATGTTGTTGATGAGTACCGGTGGCATGTGGCGCAGGGCACTACTGACAAGCGTGGTTTCATTGGCTTTTTCTGTAAAATAGGTGGTCGAATCAAATCTTTAAATTCACGTTGTCCTATATCTTCTCAAATTCAAGAAATTAACCAATCTCTGCAGAGAATCAAAGAATCGAGCCAAGGATTTGGACTGAGTTAATCTTTACAAAGAGTAGAATGTTCAAGTAGTAAAACATCGTGCACGGAAGAGCAGGGCACACGACTTGGTTCTCATTTTGTTGAGCAAGATGACGAATACTTGGATGTTCCTTTGATTCAGAGTCAATTGAAAAGCTCTTTGGTGGAAGGAGTATCAGCACGTATGGTTATATCATTGGTAGGCCAAGGAGGGATTGGCAAAACTACTCTTGTTAAGAAAGTCTACGATGAGGTGAAACATAGATTTGATTGTCATGCTTGGATCACTGTGTCTCAATCGTATGATATGAAAATTATATTGAGGAACGCGATAAAACAGATGGGCCCCATATCAGAGTGTACTACTTCACATTATGATATGATGATCCAAGAGTTAATTACACCTCTCAGGCAACATTTGCAGAAAAAAAGGTACGTAATTatttttgatgatgtttgggatgcAAACTTTTGGGAAATGATGAAACATGCTTTGTCTAGTAACAATAATGGTAGCAGGGTTATTATCACAACACGCAATGAAGTAGTAGTTCCATATGATTTTATCCTTAGGTTGGAAACTTGGTCTTTTAACATGGCTTATgagttattttgtaaaaaaatatttcaaCATGAGTTTGAAGGTCGTTGCCCTGAAAAATTAGAGAAATTGTCTCATGAGATTGTCCAAAAATGTCAAGGATTGCCACTAGCTATTGGGGTCATAGCTGGTTTACTGTCAAGGAAAAGGAAGGTTCAATTTGAATGGCAAAAAGTGCTTGAtgacattaattttaaattaaaaacaaatccTCAACTTGCAGGAATTTACAAAATTCTTTCACTCAGTTATCATGTCTTGCCTTATCACCTTAAACTTTGCTTATTGTATTTTGGCATGTTTCCTGAAGATTTTTTAATTTGGGATTTCATGTTATATCAATTATGGAATTCTGAGGGTTTTGTTCAAGTAAGGGAAGGCAAATCATTGATGGAAGAGAGTAAAGGATACTTGAATGAGCTTGTGGAAAGAAGCTTAGTTTCATTTGAAATTGATGGACTGCATAAAAGGTACAAAGTGCATGACTTGATGCATGAGTTCATCACATCAATGTCAAATGATTTATGTTTTTCTCAAATTTTGAGCAAAAGGAAATCTGAATTTGGGGAATACAGACATCGGCGCTTGTCAATCCACGGAAGTTTGCCAGAATCTGTTGTGAAAACAATGCAACAATGTACAACTATTCGCTCAATTTTATTTGTAAACTTCAATGATGATGAACATTTAATTATTAATAGGACCTTTCTGATGGCTTTGTTTAAAAAGTTGAAGCTTTTGAAAGTTTTGGACTTTGAAGATGCACTTCTTGAATATCTTCCAAAAGAAGTGGGAAATTTGTTCCACCTGAGGTACTTGAATTTGAAAGGtacaaatattaaaattcttcCCGAGTCTATTGGTAGGCTTCACAATCTACAACATTTGAATCTGGAGAGCACCCAAGTGTATAAGCTTCCAAAATCCATCGGCAAGCTTTATAATCTTTATACTTTGAATCTCATGTATACATTAGTACGGGAGTTGCCAATGGAGATAAATAAGCTTTGCAATCTCCGACACATTCTTGCTTGGACTAAAGAAGAGTTAGGGTTGAATATACAAGAAGGTTTCAGACATTTGGAGAATTTAGAAACACTACTTCGTGTGGAAATGCCTCAGGACGTTATTGGTTTCACAAAGGAGGTGGAGAGTTTGAGTAATTTGAAGAGTTTGGGCATTTCCAAACTGAGTAAAGAAACTTCTAGTGTTATTTGTATGATCGTTAAAAAGCTGAATCGCCTTAGACATTTGCTTTTGCATACTAGCGATGTTGATGAGATTCTAGATCTGGAATTGATTTCATCATCTTCTCCTCCTCTGTTGCTTTCACTTTCCTTGTACGGTCGATTAAACAAATTCCCTTGCTGGATTTCAGAGCTCGCCAATTTGGAGGTACTGGTattaagtttttcaaaattgtCAGAGAATCCACTAAAATATCTCAAGGACTTGCCTAATCTGATGAGTCTTCGAATGTATGACAACTCATATGAAGGAGAGCATCTACACTTTGAGGAAGGTAGCTTTTCAAAGCTCATCGAGCTCCACTTATCACACTTGCAAGAGTTGAAGTTGATAAGGATAGATAGAGGAACATTGCCTGTCCTTAGAAAACTAATTATTCAATCTTGCTCCCAGTTGGAGGAGGTTCCCTGTGGCATCAAGGACCTAACAATGCTAAAAAGACTTTGCATTTgggacatgcccaaataatttcTTGATAGAGTGCAGTCAAGTGGATACTCAAATTGTTCCAAAATTCAACATTTTCCTGTAATAGATATTAGAAGAATGATGAAATATCCTAAAAGAAGTCAGTGCATACATGTGAGGTAGTTTAGTTAATACAATTTGGAGCTTATTCCGCAACCATGAATTTTTGAGCATCTATGAATGATTTATTATTTCATATCTGCCTTGGTGGTTTAACTTCAGGTGGCCCTGTCTCGAATGCCCCCTTTGTGAG
The Humulus lupulus chromosome 6, drHumLupu1.1, whole genome shotgun sequence DNA segment above includes these coding regions:
- the LOC133782867 gene encoding disease resistance protein RPM1-like; protein product: MVISLVGQGGIGKTTLVKKVYDEVKHRFDCHAWITVSQSYDMKIILRNAIKQMGPISECTTSHYDMMIQELITPLRQHLQKKRYVIIFDDVWDANFWEMMKHALSSNNNGSRVIITTRNEVVVPYDFILRLETWSFNMAYELFCKKIFQHEFEGRCPEKLEKLSHEIVQKCQGLPLAIGVIAGLLSRKRKVQFEWQKVLDDINFKLKTNPQLAGIYKILSLSYHVLPYHLKLCLLYFGMFPEDFLIWDFMLYQLWNSEGFVQVREGKSLMEESKGYLNELVERSLVSFEIDGLHKRYKVHDLMHEFITSMSNDLCFSQILSKRKSEFGEYRHRRLSIHGSLPESVVKTMQQCTTIRSILFVNFNDDEHLIINRTFLMALFKKLKLLKVLDFEDALLEYLPKEVGNLFHLRYLNLKGTNIKILPESIGRLHNLQHLNLESTQVYKLPKSIGKLYNLYTLNLMYTLVRELPMEINKLCNLRHILAWTKEELGLNIQEGFRHLENLETLLRVEMPQDVIGFTKEVESLSNLKSLGISKLSKETSSVICMIVKKLNRLRHLLLHTSDVDEILDLELISSSSPPLLLSLSLYGRLNKFPCWISELANLEVLVLSFSKLSENPLKYLKDLPNLMSLRMYDNSYEGEHLHFEEGSFSKLIELHLSHLQELKLIRIDRGTLPVLRKLIIQSCSQLEEVPCGIKDLTMLKRLCIWDMPK